A window of Bradyrhizobium sp. AZCC 1719 genomic DNA:
ACAGCGGACGCATGCCAAAACGAATGCCATTGAAGAGGTTGGATGATGCTCACAGCCAAGAGTGTAGTCCGCCTGAACTACGGAAAAGCGGTGAACAATGCCCTCGAACTTTGTGGCGCGCGATCCGGAGGCTTATGACTCTTACATGGGACGGTGGAGCAAACGACTTGCTTCAGATTTCCTTGACTTCGCGGGGCTCGTTGAGGGTGGGGCGGTTCTGGACGTAGGCTGTGGGACCGGAAGTTTGACCTTCGAAATCGCCGCCCGGCGCAAAGCCGCATCGATCGATGCTTTGGACTATGAGTCCGAATTTGTGGAGGCGCTAAACACCCGGAAGGGAGCAGCATCGATCAATGTACGACAAGGCGATGCGATGGCTTTGCCATACGAATCGGCTCAATTCGAAATGGCATTATCTCTTCTGGTTCTTCACTTCGTGCCCGACGCGGTCAGAGCCATTTCTGAGATGGTTCGTGTTGTGAAGCGGGGCGGTGTCGTTGCCGCAGCGGTCTGGGATACTTTCGGAGGAATGCCAAGCCGGCGAATGTTCTGGGACACGGTTGCAGCGATCCATCCGCCGGCGGAGCAGCGAAGGTCAGGTCTACTGATCCGTCCGATGACACGGCCGAATGAGCTGCAGACCGCTTTGCAGCATGCTGGCCTCTCGGACGTAGCTGCGACACTCCTCACTATTCGGATGGACTTCGAGAACTTTGAAGACTTTTGGATCCCGGCTGTTTTCGGCCAAGGGACCCACAGTGAGTTCTTGGCTGGTTTGCCTGAGCCGACACAGCGGCAGATCCAGTCAAGCGTCAGGGCAGCTTATCTGGCCGGCCTTCCGGACGGCCCGCGCAGTTTTGCAAGTAGTGCCTGGGCCGTTCGAGGAATGGTAACGCGATGACAAACCCTAGTGAACGGAAACTCGGTGCGGATTGCAGCCCGATTGCGCCCGCTCCTTGTCGATGCTGGCAGGGCCGGAGCACGGCCGGGCCATTCCATTAGAGCGGAATTTCTGCGCACCCGCGTATGTCGGCTTGTGGCCCGTTTGAGACATGCCAGCAGCCGCGCGGCATGTCCGCTCATCGGGGAAGAACGGAAGTGACCGACGGGCGCTCAAAACGGCGCTAGTGACCCGGAACGGACATCTGGCCCGGACGGCCGCCGCTTGTTAAGCAGTTCCTAATTCGCCATACTGATCTGGATGACGACACTGCCACCCGAATTCATTCCAACGCGTCGATGGAAGGTTGTCCTTGCGATCTATTTCGTAGGCTTCCTAATATGCGAGCTGCTAGGGCTTTGGGGAGCTTACCAAAGCGGTGGGTTTGATCGCCCGGATACATTGACTGATCTAACGGTCATCGGGACCTACTATTTGGTCACTGGGCTGTTGTGGCCGATTGTTTTGATCGTTGTCGTTTTGCAGTTATTAGGGCTTTTGCCGCATCCGATCCAGTTTTAGGCCGCCTCACTTGGCGGCCTCTTTCAAACTGAGCGCGCAATGTCGCCTCTTGACCCAAAGCCGACATCCTCGTGATTGATCAATTGAGGCGTTTGGGCAGCTCGAATGTTCCGTCCGCACTTGGTTCAAAAGGCTCG
This region includes:
- a CDS encoding class I SAM-dependent methyltransferase; the protein is MGRWSKRLASDFLDFAGLVEGGAVLDVGCGTGSLTFEIAARRKAASIDALDYESEFVEALNTRKGAASINVRQGDAMALPYESAQFEMALSLLVLHFVPDAVRAISEMVRVVKRGGVVAAAVWDTFGGMPSRRMFWDTVAAIHPPAEQRRSGLLIRPMTRPNELQTALQHAGLSDVAATLLTIRMDFENFEDFWIPAVFGQGTHSEFLAGLPEPTQRQIQSSVRAAYLAGLPDGPRSFASSAWAVRGMVTR